From a single Syngnathus scovelli strain Florida chromosome 2, RoL_Ssco_1.2, whole genome shotgun sequence genomic region:
- the spega gene encoding striated muscle preferentially expressed protein kinase isoform X3 produces the protein MGTKRIGRAGERDAGFHSNGALPSALSCCHYGSEVFRSCRKQSYDSENTEDETTEPQMEPKGGLGRHQDKTAWGGPLGEGDRMTEYNPDACDRRATLPGSHDPIVERELRTLASRPPGPNMDPANPSRKSPNALVVNSAERQSPTPSVSPFLKRMKVAIPAILVEDETSKIECDAGQMEMNQVKSGSAGEQIVSLHEDYLSPQVAAMERISAPTKNVHFKEPPSFQVEPCDQVVMEGQDVVISVKVSGQPKPMVHWLKDKVPVKTAGRFSVRVTEDGSDELRIISAQRSDAGLYVCKLVSDIGTKQEECRIEVKAAAELQLKIIREVTDLKVEAGESAMFECDISGPSDVDVDWLSNGKLIQPALLNCKMHFNGRRCRLLLNSVHEDDSGTYTCKLSTAKDELTSSANLKVTPSKEPLFTRKLDVLEVIAGRTARLDCKVSGSPAPQVTWMHFESKVEESDNVCILSEGGRHSLVIANVSSDTEGFYTAVAQNIHGKAECTAELYIQEHRAAVSSHISKLEKMPSIPEEPEQLESEVVKRTMPDFVKPLSDLEVIEGKEAVLSCKVTGLPYPTISWYHNGKRIESSDERKMTQNRDVHTLVIQATCHADGGVYKAVIANKLGKAACYAHLYVSDIVPDPPDGPPIIEAITGKTISLSWKRSKKINPSDDSGSLSYVLQQQPLGSIQWSTVASNLRETSYTITNLSKGVRYAFRVLTSTGKTLSKPSPSTDLVQLQDRGPYLRKAPVIIDKPDIVYVVENQPVSITVTLNHVHATVTWKRRGVALVNKAGVCEMSTPDDDQHTLKLQRVRALDIGQLVVMASNQFGSDLCTLQLVMAVPPKFETIMEDVDIREGETTRLAVVVEGKPDPDILWYKDDVLLSESNYFTFVYDDPEYSLVILNAHTEHSGVYTCTAKNLAASNSCKAELTVRTEDKEAIEPVEDEGTILRKMRRLTDYYDLHKEIGRGTFSYVKRVTQKKGKKDFAAKFTSARGKRKALALREMELLSELDHERIIFFHDAFEKKNLVVLITELCHEEMLERISRRTTVTELEIRRCIQQVLEGLRYLHEKDIGHLDIKPENILMASASSDQIRICDFGNAIRLESSEEHYSKYGTPEYVAPEIVNQTPVSRATDIWPVAVITYLCLTGVSPFTGENDRATVLNIRNYNVAFEENMFSDLCKEAKGFVVKLLVVDRLRPSAIECLRHPWFKSESNKSICTAKLKQVLSRRRWQRSLINYKSKMVMRTIPELLNDASSHVSIAVAKHLKEGSPPPSSSSDSEADVDELPFIPMPLSMFFSGSRVSLNELPEDEHVTRGPNDIADRTKNNLDTAGIKEAGKSGTQKPQNPDEEMIQQTKRALLKKGLSTETGESQTKARRSTMRRGSSADSALLLHTDLEQGDVNQTTETSTNSLKKTVSLELPNRSPSPGITKISQEDYALKLELMRQRLLRGGSVDKKMSGLRGPLFETLGMEDEQQTGSLDRNLRRSRAGPSTLTRAASSESAGQDTPKTKVFQKSASFTQEDSEPMPLHRRYGAPLEIPSGGTEGKKLKEATSMSALTEQTTTESPTERISFRYPTAEVDQQRKRNNQEKRTNIEKVNKAENEPRSSAHVTPIIVIEDDVEAQYKKKTYLNKEKVTEDKGTSQNTKPGTSDRVSDKLKGHEAKGIAPSPQHPAVFAKVATSDLSSAATSNPEIPGMPRHPQLRTDIKDIASEEVFEARFKKRESSLTRSLKKLTRNKSEEKSPTLSRKIGGGDDEVYRPGQRGAPLEMVSQGLQEKSKSVQDLREDKEKEPGLSLIGRWSMRGKRSSVDKDAENSKERKNQEKAAPKRVTWAIGRSKSLDTNEQRAKADESAVSAMRRRFESKVAGISAKIRSQSEDRKDKTTEASQKEQQPKRLTDSPILAMRQMFENKLTGNTTKIRSLSEQRQDDTEEKKAPLFSRHRHSHSEGRGLKGMGIPENQLAKQAGVAASKESIESTSSVQSENDRRSRWDRWGLTKSKKDKTPSQPDLILPNPKKEDTSLTRTFVRSASDFPPVFHIKLKDQILLEGEQVTLSCLPAGSPLPDITWIKDRKALYTDDRISLTSHPDGRQLLTILKCSQRDAGVYECVATNPLAAITTSCTLTIAYVPKRPGTPEVPQTYNNTALVLWKPSDTKPPCSYTLERKTEGDSTWQTVTTGVVDCYYNVTDLPQGDVFRFRVFCVNKAGQGPPSNSSAPVTLDSAAEEASPVVAVVKTTAVPGSLASPSSLPVTSTMTNTTSTVTGPKNATSPVTSLPSAVLPSSYRAPRTIETSSSPSAITNMHDAPKTSSKLPSVPFVTPKLQSPVNIVSPMTQTPSILATPPSSPTKPALAVTYIPTTMAPSPSSFSPKVLQTSSLSPIGEGACTPTRSTPSGRVTPSTALRQGVPQKPYTFLEEKSRGRFGVIRECRENATGKIYMAKIIPYSQENKKEVLKEYEILKSLHNDKIMALHEAYVTPRYVVLVAEYCTGKELLHSIVERFRYSEDDVVEYLVQILQGVEYLHNRRVLHLDLKPDNIMVTNLNTIKIVDFGSAQSFNPLSLKQQDLGAVTLQYMAPEIVKGEVVGPPADVWTVGVVTYIMLSGQLPFDDKDPQRVKSKILMAKFDPTRLYPNVSQSALAFVKKLLSSYAWARPSTRDCFSQAWLQDTYMMKLRRQTLTFTTGRLKEFLVAQQCHRAESTTKHKVLLRSYQSTPKSTSSGPASQFHDSK, from the exons CAAATTGTGAGTCTCCATGAAGACTACCTGAGTCCACAGGTGGCGGCGATGGAACGTATTTCTGCTCCAACTAAAAATGTCCATTTTAAGGAACCTCCCTCTTTCCAG gtGGAGCCATGTGACCAAGTCGTGATGGAGGGACAAGATGTTGTCATCTCTGTAAAAGTTTCCGGGCAGCCCAAACCAATGGTTCACTG GCTAAAGGACAAGGTCCCGGTGAAGACGGCAGGACGCTTCTCCGTGAGGGTGACGGAGGACGGCTCCGATGAGCTCAGGATCATCTCAGCACAGAGGTCGGACGCAGGGCTctatgtctgcaagcttgtcagTGACATCGGAACAAAGCAGGAGGAGTGCAGAATCGAAGTCAAAG CTGCAGCAGAGTTACAGCTGAAAATTATCCGAGAGGTGACAGATCTGAAGGTGGAGGCTGGCGAGTCGGCCATGTTTGAATGTGACATCTCCGGTCCTTCAGACGTGGATGTGGATTGGCTCTCCAATGGGAAGCTGATCCAGCCGGCGCTGCTTAACTGCAAGATGCACTTTAATGGGCGCAG ATGCCGCCTGCTGCTGAATTCAGTGCACGAAGACGACAGTGGGACATACACTTGCAAATTGAGCACAGCCAAGG ACGAGTTGACCTCCAGCGCAAACCTAAAGGTGACCCCCTCCAAGGAGCCGTTGTTCACCCGCAAGCTGGACGTCCTCGAGGTCATCGCGGGTCGCACGGCCCGCTTGGACTGCAAGGTGAGCGGGTCACCGGCGCCACAAGTCACCTGGATGCACTTTG AGTCCAAAGTGGAGGAGAGCGACAATGTGTGCATTCTCAGCGAGGGCGGGCGTCACTCGCTGGTGATAGCCAACGTCAGCAGTGACACAGAAGGCTTCTATACGGCCGTGGCTCAGAACATTCACGGGAAGGCCGAATGCACTGCTGAGCTGTACATCCAAGAGCACAGGGCGGCGGTCTCCTCTCACAT ATCCAAACTTGAGAAGATGCCATCCATCCCAGAGGAGCCAGAGCAGCTGGAGAGTGAAGTGGTGAAGAGAACCATGCCGGATTTTGTAAAACCTCTGTCTGACTTGGAAGTGATCGAAGGAAAAGAGGCGGTTCTGAGCTGCAAGGTGACAGGCCTGCCTTATCCGACCATCTCCTGGTACCACAACGGAAAGCGCATCGAGAGCAGCGATGAGCGCAAAATGACCCAGA ACAGGGACGTCCACACGTTGGTCATTCAAGCAACTTGTCACGCTGACGGCGGCGTCTACAAGGCGGTGATCGCGAACAAACTGGGCAAAGCAGCCTGCTATGCACATTTATATGTTTCAG ATATTGTTCCAGATCCACCTGATGGGCCCCCGATCATAGAGGCCATCACCGGAAAAACGATAAGCCTCAGCTGGAAAAGATCCAAgaaaataaatccatcagatg ATTCGGGTTCCCTGTCTTATGTGCTCCAGCAGCAACCTTTGGGCTCCATCCAGTGGTCCACCGTAGCTTCCAACTTGAGGGAAACCAGCTACACCATTACCAACCTTTCCAAGGGGGTCCGCTACGCTTTCAGGGTCTTGACCTCCACCGGCAAGACGCTCAGCAAACCTTCACCATCCACAGATTTGGTCCAGCTCCAGGACAGAG GACCTTATTTGAGGAAAGCACCCGTGATCATCGACAAACCCGACATTGTGTACGTGGTTGAGAATCAACCCGTAAGCATCACCGTCACCCTGAACCACGTGCACGCTACCGTCACTTGGAAAAG GAGGGGCGTGGCTTTGGTCAACAAAGCCGGAGTGTGCGAGATGAGCACGCCGGACGATGATCAACACACCCTGAAGCTTCAGCGCGTCCGAGCCTTGGACATCGGCCAGCTGGTGGTGATGGCCAGCAACCAGTTTGGCAGCGACCTCTGCACGCTGCAGCTGGTCATGGCAG TGCCACCAAAATTTGAAACCATCATGGAGGATGTGGACATACGTGAGGGAGAAACTACCCGTCTCGCTGTTGTGGTCGAAGGAAAACCAGATCCAGACATCTTGTGGTACAAG GATGATGTGCTTCTCTCAGAGAGCAACTACTTCACCTTCGTGTACGATGACCCAGAGTATTCTCTCGTGATCCTTAACGCCCACACTGAGCATTCGGGCGTCTACACCTGCACGGCCAAGAACCTGGCCGCGTCCAACTCCTGCAAGGCTGAACTGACAGTTCGCACAG AGGACAAAGAGGCCATAGAACCAGTGGAAGATGAAGGAACCATTCTCAGGAAGATGCGACGCTTGACAGACTACTATGACCTCCACAAGGAGATAGGCAG GGGGACCTTTTCCTACGTGAAGCGAGTGACTCAGAAGAAGGGAAAGAAGGACTTTGCTGCCAAGTTCACATCCGCACGTGGAAAGAGGAAAGCCCTGGCACTGCGGGAGATGGAACTGCTGTCCGAGCTGGACCACGAGCGCATCATCTTCTTCCATGATGCCTTTGAGAAGAAGAATTTGGTGGTGCTGATAACAGAATT GTGTCACGAGGAGATGTTAGAACGAATATCCAGAAGAACGACAGTCACAGAGTTGGAA ATTCGTCGATGTATTCAGCAGGTGTTGGAAGGCCTTCGCTACCTTCATGAGAAAGACATCGGCCATCTTGACATAAAG CCAGAAAATATTTTGATGGCATCTGCCAGCAGTGACCAGATCCGTATTTGCGACTTTGGCAACGCCATCAGACTGGAGTCCTCCGAGGAGCACTACTCCAAGTATGGAACGCCGGAATACGTAGCACCAGAGATTGTGAACCAAACGCCGGTCTCTCGAGCAACAGACATATG GCCAGTCGCTGTCATTACATATCTCTG TCTGACAGGAGTGTCACCATTCACCGGTGAAAACGACAGAGCCACGGTGTTGAACATTCGCAACTACAACGTGGCCTTCGAGGAGAACATGTTCTCTGACCTCTGCAAAGAGGCGAAGGGGTTTGTCGTCAAGCTCTTGGTGGTGGACCGACT GAGACCAAGCGCCATCGAGTGCCTTCGTCATCCTTGGTTCAAG TCAGAAAGTAACAAGAGCATCTGCACGGCGAAGCTAAAGCAGGTTTTGTCTCGGAGGCGATGGCAG CGCTCCCTAATCAATTACAAATCAAAAATGGTGATGCGAACAATCCCGGAGCTACTTAACGACGCATCGAGCCATGTGTCCATTGCTGTGGCGAAACATTTAAAAGAAGGCTCCCCGCCACCTTCATCATCCTCCGACTCAGAAGCAGACGTGGATGAGCTTCCCTTCATTCCTATGCCGCTATCGATGTTCTTCTCCGGTTCCAGAGTCTCCTTGAATGAGTTGCCCGAGGATGAACATGTCACACGGGGGCCCAATGATATTGCTGATAGAACTAAGAACAACCTTGACACAGCTGGTATCAAAGAAGCTGGTAAAAGCGGGACACAGAAACCCCAAAACCCAGACGAAGAGATGATTCAACAGACGAAAAGAGCTCTACTTAAAAAAGGATTAAGTACAGAGACGGGTGAGTCTCAGACAAAAGCAAGAAGATCCACAATGAGGAGAGGCAGTTCTGCTGACTCGGCGTTGCTTCTTCACACTGACCTAGAACAGGGTGACGTCAACCAAACCACAGAAACGAGCACCAATAGCCTGAAAAAGACTGTTTCTCTTGAACTACCCAACCGTAGCCCAAGCCCTGGAATCACAAAAATTAGCCAGGAGGATTACGCCTTGAAACTGGAGCTCATGAGACAACGGCTGCTCAGGGGAGGTAGCGTGGATAAAAAGATGAGCGGCCTCCGAGGACCCTTATTTGAAACGCTTGGCATGGAAGATGAGCAACAGACAGGGTCTCTGGATCGCAATCTGAGGAGATCTAGAGCGGGGCCATCCACGCTCACGCGAGCTGCATCCTCTGAGAGTGCTGGACAAGACACACCAAAGACCAAAGTTTTCCAGAAAAGCGCTTCCTTCACTCAAGAAGATTCGGAACCCATGCCCCTTCATCGCAGGTATGGAGCTCCCTTAGAAATCCCATCTGGAGGCACTGAGGGGAAGAAGCTAAAGGAGGCAACCTCCATGTCCGCCCTAACAGAACAAACCACGACGGAGTCACCAACGGAGCGCATCTCATTTAGATACCCAACAGCAGAAGTGGACCAACAGCGCAAACGCAACAATCAAGAGAAAAGGACCAATATAGAAAAAGTAAATAAAGCAGAAAATGAGCCAAGATCGTCCGCACATGTTACTCCGATAATTGTGATAGAAGACGATGTGGAAGCGCAGTACAAAAAGAAAACTTATTTAAATAAAGAGAAAGTTACTGAAGACAAAGGAACATCACAAAACACAAAACCTGGAACATCTGACCGAGTGTCTGACAAGTTGAAAGGACATGAGGCCAAAGGCATCGCTCCTTCACCTCAACACCCAGCTGTGTTTGCCAAAGTGGCGACTTCCGATCTATCCTCTGCTGCCACTTCAAACCCGGAGATACCCGGCATGCCACGCCACCCGCAACTTCGAACAGATATAAAAGACATTGCCTCGGAAGAGGTCTTTGAAGCCAGATTCAAGAAGCGGGAGTCATCTTTGACTCGTAGCCTCAAAAAGCTAACCAGGAACAAATCCGAGGAAAAATCACCTACGTTGAGCCGTAAGATTGGCGGTGGAGACGATGAGGTGTACAGGCCAGGGCAAAGGGGGGCCCCCCTCGAAATGGTCTCCCAAGGGCTACAAGAAAAATCCAAATCAGTTCAAGACTTACGGGAAGATAAGGAAAAAGAACCTGGCCTAAGCCTTATTGGCAGGTGGTCGATGCGGGGTAAGAGATCGTCAGTTGATAAAGATGCAGAGAACTCAAAGGAAAGAAAGAATCAGGAAAAGGCAGCCCCAAAGAGGGTTACCTGGGCAATTGGTCGTAGTAAATCTTTAGACACGAATGAACAAAGGGCAAAAGCTGACGAGTCTGCGGTTTCTGCTATGAGACGCAGGTTCGAGTCCAAAGTGGCTGGAATCTCAGCCAAAATAAGGAGCCAGTccgaggacaggaaggataaaaCTACAGAGGCGAGTCAGAAGGAGCAACAACCGAAGAGGCTCACAGATTCTCCAATCCTAGCAATGCGccagatgtttgagaataaactCACTGGAAATACGACAAAAATCCGGAGTCTGTCAGAGCAAAGACAAGATGACACCGAGGAGAAGAAGGCACCCCTGTTTTCTCGCCATCGCCACTCACACTCTGAAGGGCGAGGACTGAAAGGAATGGGCATACCCGAGAATCAGCTGGCCAAACAGGCTGGCGTGGCCGCGTCAAAGGAATCCATCGAATCCACTTCCAGTGTTCAATCTGAGAACGACCGGCGGTCTAGATGGGACAGGTGGGGTCTGACCAAgagcaaaaaagacaaaacacctTCTCAACCTGACCTGATTTTACCCAACCCAAAAAAAGAAGACACATCCCTCACTCGGACCTTTGTCCGTTCCGCTTCGGATTTCCCGCCGGTGTTCCACATCAAACTCAAAGACCAAATCCTACTCGAGGGGGAGCAGGTCACCCTCAGTTGTCTCCCTGCCGGAAGTCCCCTTCCTGACATCACATGGATCAAAG ATCGGAAAGCTTTGTATACGGATGACCGAATCAGTCTGACGTCCCATCCGGATGGCAGGCAGCTTCTTACGATCCTAAAGTGCAGCCAAAGAGATGCTGGGGTGTACGAGTGCGTGGCTACCAACCCCCTGGCCGCCATTACCACCTCTTGTACACTGACGATAGCTT ATGTTCCCAAACGACCCGGAACCCCTGAAGTCCCTCAGACGTATAACAACACCGCCCTGGTGCTGTGGAAACCGTCCGACACCAAGCCCCCGTGCAGCTACACATTGGAAAGAAAGACGGAAG GAGATTCAACGTGGCAAACCGTtaccaccggagtggttgactgcTACTACAACGTGACTGACTTACCACAAGGTGACGTGTTCCGGTTCCGCGTGTTCTGTGTGAACAAGGCAGGACAGGGTCCACCTAGCAACTCTTCAGCTCCAGTCACTTTGGATTCAGCAG CTGAAGAAGCTTCACCCGTGGTGGCTGTGGTTAAGACCACTGCCGTACCTGGATCTCTGGCGTCTCCCTCAAGTCTCCCAGTCACATCCACGATGACAAATACAACCTCCACTGTAACAGGTCCTAAAAATGCGACTTCACCAGTGACATCCCTTCCTTCTGCAGTACTTCCATCATCCTATCGGGCTCCAAGAACCATAGAGACCTCTTCATCTCCATCGGCAATCACAAATATGCATGATGCTCCCAAAACGAGCTCTAAACTTCCATCGGTACCATTCGTAACGCCCAAGCTCCAGAGTCCAGTGAACATTGTGTCTCCCATGACCCAGACCCCGAGCATTCTTGCGACTCCTCCTTCAAGCCCCACCAAACCTGCCTTAGCGGTCACTTATATCCCCACCACCATGGCCCCATCTCCAAGTTCCTTCTCCCCTAAAGTGCTGCAAACCTCCAGCCTGAGCCCCATTGGTGAAGGGGCCTGTACGCCCACCAGAAGCACACCATCCGGTCGCGTCACACCCTCCACGGCTCTGCGTCAAGGGGTTCCACAGAAACCTTACACCTTCCTGGAAGAGAAATCCAG AGGTCGCTTCGGCGTCATCCGAGAGTGCCGTGAGAATGCCACGGGCAAAATATACATGGCCAAAATCATTCCCTACAGCCAAGAGAACAAAAAGGAAGTGCTGAAGGAGTACGAGATCCTGAAATCTCTGCACAATGACAAAATCATGGCTCTGCACGAAGCCTATGTCACGCCACGCTACGTTGTGCTGGTGGCAGAGTACTGCACCGGCAAAGAGCTGCTGCACAGCATCGTGGAGAG ATTCCGCTACTCTGAGGACGACGTGGTTGAGTACTTGGTCCAGATCCTGCAGGGAGTCGAGTACCTACACAACCGCCGAGTCCTCCACTTGGACCTGAAGCCAGACAACATCATGGTGACAAACCTCAACACCATCAAGattgtggactttggaagcgctCAAAGCTTCAACCCACTTAGTCTCAAGCAGCAGGATTTGGGGGCGGTAACACTGCAATACATGG CTCCTGAAATCGTGAAAGGCGAAGTAGTGGGGCCTCCCGCAGATGTATGGACTGTTGGAGTTGTGACTTACATCAT GCTCAGCGGCCAGCTGCCCTTTGATGACAAAGATCCTCAACGTGTGAAATCCAAGATCCTGATGGCCAAGTTTGACCCAACGAGACTCTACCCCAACGTCTCCCAAAGTGCCTTGGCCTTTGTCAAGAAGTTGCTGAGCAGTTACGCTTG GGCCCGCCCAAGCACACGCGACTGCTTCTCCCAAGCCTGGCTTCAGGACACTTACATGATGAAGCTGAGGAGGCAGACCCTTACCTTCACCACAGGCAGACTCAAAGAGTTCTTGGTGGCGCAGCAGTGCCATCGCGCCGAGAGCACAACCAAGCACAAGGTGCTGCTGCGCAGCTACCAGAGCACACCCAAGTCCACGTCAAGCGGGCCTGCGTCGCAGTTTCACGACTCCAAGTGA